The Mycolicibacterium smegmatis genome has a window encoding:
- a CDS encoding maleate cis-trans isomerase family protein, translating into MTDYHVGLIVPSSNLTMETELPRMLAARENLFPDERFMFHSSRMRMKHVTPEQLRAMNAQTERCASELADADPDVVASACLVAIMAQGPKFHCTAEADIARALAAGGSAAPVVSSAGALLNGIEVLGARRVAIITPYLKPLTKMVADYIEDAGVEVVDALSLEVSDNLAVARLDPADLRSHWRKVDLRNADALVLSACVQMPSLEAIDAVEREAGLPVLSAATATTYTILDRLGLAPVVPSAGRLLSGEPRSRQLAGSVSREVET; encoded by the coding sequence ATGACCGATTACCACGTCGGATTGATCGTCCCCAGCTCGAATCTCACGATGGAGACCGAGCTTCCACGCATGCTGGCCGCGCGCGAGAACCTGTTTCCCGACGAGCGCTTCATGTTTCACTCCAGCCGGATGCGCATGAAACATGTCACGCCTGAGCAACTTCGGGCCATGAACGCGCAGACCGAGCGCTGCGCCTCGGAATTGGCCGATGCCGATCCCGACGTTGTCGCGTCGGCCTGCCTGGTGGCGATCATGGCCCAGGGCCCGAAGTTCCACTGCACCGCCGAAGCCGACATTGCCCGCGCGCTCGCCGCCGGAGGGTCCGCCGCTCCCGTCGTGTCGAGTGCGGGGGCGCTCCTGAACGGAATCGAGGTGCTGGGTGCGCGTCGCGTGGCGATCATCACGCCATATCTCAAACCGCTGACGAAGATGGTCGCCGACTACATCGAAGACGCGGGCGTCGAAGTCGTCGATGCGCTCAGCCTGGAGGTCTCCGACAATCTCGCGGTCGCCCGGCTCGATCCTGCCGATCTCCGATCCCATTGGCGCAAAGTCGATCTGCGCAATGCCGACGCGCTCGTGCTGTCCGCGTGCGTGCAGATGCCGTCACTCGAAGCGATCGATGCGGTGGAGCGAGAGGCCGGGCTTCCCGTGCTGTCGGCGGCAACCGCGACCACCTACACCATCCTCGACAGGCTGGGTCTGGCGCCCGTTGTGCCGTCGGCGGGCAGGTTGCTCAGCGGCGAACCCCGGTCCAGACAACTGGCCGGGTCGGTGTCCCGCGAGGTCGAGACCTAG